The following are encoded together in the Adhaeribacter arboris genome:
- a CDS encoding DUF2306 domain-containing protein, which yields MEWQIHNLFGWFHVITGIIAVAAATYILLTPKGTRSHRRMGWVYVVSIVILDVSAWGILEYNSGLPGPFHVGALINLFFVSLGIYPVIRRRGNWLQKHYNYINGSVMGLFAAFFVEAVFRSFTNGYVIIGLTVGISLLVMLVSMLLIVRHRPKLYQLQRKYSKNKASAISS from the coding sequence ATGGAATGGCAAATTCATAATCTGTTCGGATGGTTTCATGTAATTACCGGCATTATAGCCGTAGCCGCCGCTACTTATATTTTACTCACGCCGAAAGGAACCCGTTCGCACCGCCGTATGGGCTGGGTTTACGTAGTAAGTATTGTTATCCTGGACGTAAGTGCCTGGGGCATTTTAGAATATAATTCCGGCTTACCGGGGCCTTTTCACGTAGGAGCGCTCATTAATTTGTTTTTTGTTTCTCTGGGTATTTATCCGGTTATCCGGCGGCGGGGAAACTGGCTGCAAAAGCATTATAATTATATAAACGGATCGGTGATGGGCTTATTTGCCGCTTTTTTTGTAGAAGCCGTATTCAGAAGTTTTACGAATGGGTATGTTATTATTGGGTTAACGGTAGGTATTTCTTTGCTCGTGATGCTGGTAAGTATGCTGCTGATAGTTCGCCACCGGCCGAAGCTTTATCAACTACAGCGTAAATACAGTAAAAATAAGGCTTCTGCTATTTCCAGCTAA